The Coregonus clupeaformis isolate EN_2021a chromosome 3, ASM2061545v1, whole genome shotgun sequence genome includes a region encoding these proteins:
- the LOC121543687 gene encoding protocadherin alpha-C2 isoform X28 translates to MAVAARCCYSITQNVPFTFYLVIFLLSGLTNAQIRYTIPEELENGAVVGDIVRDLGLDLRKLSSRRIRITSDSARRYFNINHKNGKLSVSDRIDRETLCEFSGTCFLNLEVVVENPLEVHNVEVEILDANDNSPQFPRDEYQLEISESAVTGSRFPIEGAQDPDDGSNSVRLYRLSNNDHLALDSNKPVANSKHIELVLKKPFDREHTPSHQFILTAVDGGTPARTGTAKINVHVLDSNDNVPAFDNSVYKVKLLENSPKGALVIKLNATDPDEGTNGEVFYSFSSYTPERVRQMFSMDTDTGEIRVKNNIDYEETNSYEMYIQAMDRGTSAVAVHCKVVVEVLDVNDNIPEIVLSSLSSPVREDARADTVVALISVNDRDSGQNKQVTLEIQPGLPFKIKSFRNHYTLVTSAFLDRETISTYNVTVTAIDGGTPALSSHMTIKVDVADVNDNPPRFEQTSYTVYMTENNAPGASMCVVKALDADAGENARITYTVLNDNNHGIPVASYVSIKPDTGEAYALRAFDFEKLREFHFQVKAQDGGVPPLSRVATVYVYIMDQNDHSPRIVHPPANGTRTTETLMKNAEAGALVTKVVAWDGDAGQNAWLVYALEQTTSELDLFKVHEHTGEIRTMRRVSEDNSTSFLLTVLVRDHGLPPLSSTATINVHVMELPPKLTPDPKRIIRPHSPLLFSNVTLYLIVALSATTFVFLVTIVVLAIVRCHAYCTQPGSCSPCCVSQKRIPEGGTSAGGGGGSLSRGGGGGGGGGGGQGQPNNNVALRRDLKVEPHYIEVRGNGSMTKTYCYKTCMTATSGSDTFMFYNTGRPHSGTWGSGGYVTSQSGQSQMFVRRLSMPDATAIQLSAHGGVVSDAGSPGGSGPELADRV, encoded by the coding sequence ATGGCTGTGGCGGCGCGATGCTGTTACAGCATAACGCAGAATGTGCCTTTTACTTTTTATTTGGTAATTTTTCTACTCAGTGGCCTTACAAATGCACAAATACGATACACCATTCCGGAGGAGCTGGAGAACGGGGCTGTGGTCGGCGACATTGTTCGAGATTTGGGGCTGGACCTGCGAAAGCTCTCCTCCCGACGCATCCGAATCACCTCGGACAGCGCAAGGAGATATTTCAACATAAATCATAAAAACGGCAAGCTGTCGGTGAGTGACCGCATCGACCGGGAGACGCTGTGTGAATTCAGCGGCACCTGTTTCCTCAACCTAGAGGTGGTGGTTGAGAACCCGCTCGAGGTGCACAACGTGGAGGTGGAGATTCTGGATGCGAATGACAACTCGCCACAGTTCCCCCGGGACGAGTACCAGTTGGAGATCTCGGAGTCCGCCGTAACGGGGTCCCGGTTCCCCATCGAAGGCGCGCAGGATCCAGATGACGGCTCAAATTCGGTTCGGCTCTACCGGCTCAGCAACAACGACCACCTCGCGCTGGACTCCAACAAGCCCGTGGCAAACAGCAAGCACATCGAGCTCGTGCTCAAAAAACCATTTGACCGCGAGCATACACCGTCTCATCAGTTCATACTGACAGCTGTGGACGGAGGCACCCCGGCGCGCACGGGCACAGCCAAAATCAACGTGCATGTCCTGGATTCCAACGACAATGTGCCCGCGTTCGACAACTCCGTGTACAAAGTGAAACTGTTAGAGAACTCGCCCAAGGGCGCTCTGGTGATAAAGTTAAACGCCACAGACCCGGATGAAGGCACAAACGGGGAGGTGTTTTACTCTTTCAGCAGTTACACCCCAGAGAGGGTGAGACAAATGTTCTCCATGGATACAGatacaggagagatcagagtgaaGAACAACATAGACTATGAGGAGACTAACTCCTATGAGATGTACATACAAGCTATGGACAGGGGCACTTCTGCAGTGGCCGTCCACTGTAAAGTGGTGGTAGAGGTTTTGGATGTGAACGACAATATCCCAGAGATCGTGCTGTCATCTCTGTCCAGCCCAGTCCGTGAGGACGCCCGGGCGGACACAGTGGTGGCCTTGATCAGCGTTAACGACCGGGACTCCGGCCAGAACAAACAGGTGACCCTGGAGATCCAACCTGGCCTCCCTTTTAAGATCAAGTCCTTCCGGAACCACTACACCTTAGTCACCTCTGCCTTCCTGGACCGGGAAACCATCTCCACCTACAACGTCACAGTAACCGCCATTGACGGAGGGACCCCGGCCCTCTCCTCACACATGACCATTAAAGTTGACGTGGCGGATGTCAATGACAACCCTCCTCGCTTCGAACAGACGTCCTACACGGTGTACATGACGGAGAACAACGCGCCCGGCGCCTCAATGTGCGTGGTGAAGGCTCTGGACGCAGACGCCGGGGAGAACGCTCGCATCACCTACACCGTCCTCAATGACAACAACCACGGAATCCCCGTGGCGAGCTACGTGAGCATCAAACCCGACACGGGTGAGGCCTATGCCCTGAGAGCCTTCGACTTTGAGAAGCTCAGAGAGTTCCACTTCCAGGTGAAAGCCCAGGATGGTGGCGTGCCGCCCCTCAGTCGCGTGGCAACCGTCTATGTTTACATCATGGACCAGAACGACCACTCCCCAAGGATAGTCCATCCTCCAGCCAATGGGACGCGGACCACCGAGACGCTGATGAAGAACGCAGAGGCGGGGGCTCTGGTGACCAAGGTGGTGGCGTGGGACGGGGACGCGGGTCAGAACGCCTGGCTGGTATACGCCCTGGAGCAGACCACCTCCGAGCTGGACCTGTTTAAAGTCCATGAGCACACGGGGGAGATCCGCACCATGCGGCGCGTTAGCGAGGACAACTCCACCTCCTTCCTGCTCACCGTGCTCGTCCGCGACCATGGCCTCCCGCCGCTCTCCTCCACCGCCACCATCAATGTGCACGTCATGGAGCTGCCGCCAAAGCTGACCCCCGACCCCAAACGTATCATCAGGCCTCACAGCCCACTACTGTTCTCCAACGTGACCCTCTACCTGATTGTTGCCCTGAGCGCCACCACCTTTGTGTTCCTGGTCACCATTGTGGTGCTGGCCATCGTCCGCTGCCACGCCTACTGCACCCAGCCTGGCTCCTGCTCCCCCTGCTGTGTATCCCAGAAGAGAATCCCTGAGGGGGGCACCTCGGCCGGCGGGGGTGGAGGATCATTGAGtcgaggtggaggtggagggggaggtggaggaggaggtcagGGTCAACCCAACAATAATGTTGCTCTGCGGAGAGACCTGAAGGTGGAGCCTCACTACATCGAGGTGCGGGGGAACGGCTCCATGACCAAAACGTACTGCTATAAGACATGTATGACGGCCACATCGGGGAGCGACACCTTCATGTTCTATAACACGGGCCGGCCCCACAGCGGCACCTGGGGCTCCGGGGGATACGTTACCAGTCAGAGTGGACAGAGCCAGATGTTTGTGCGCAGGCTCAGCATGCCAGACGCAACCGcgatacag